DNA from Brevibacterium sp. 'Marine':
GAGACCGCGACAGCCGACGAGAACACCGAGGGCTGAGGCGGCTCAGTCATCCGCGAGCGTCCGCGACGACTCGGCGGTGGAGACCGTCTGGTGGCTGCAGACCGGTCAGTCCTCGGAGTCGTCGCGCGTCTGCACGAGTTCGTAGACGGGATTGTGTGCGGTGAGCACTCCGTCCTTTCCGCAGAATCGTCCTTCCAAGACGATCAGGGATCCGGGACGGATGCCGCTGATCTCGCGACGTCCGAGGAATTGGGCGCGGGCTTCGCCGGTGCCGTCGGCCACGGTGACATCGAGCCTGGGACTGTCGGCGCTGCATGACTGGGTCGTCGCCGAGACGACTCCGGCGATGCGTGAGGTCTTTCGCGCCTCTAACTCTTCGACCGGGATGACGCCGGGAATCTGACTGACCAGGCGCAGATCGGCCCGAGCCTCGGCCTCACGGGATCCGAACTCGCGCACGAGGCGGGGAATGAGGTTCCGCATCGCCGCTCAGCGGACCTCTGTGATCTCGGGCCCGCGTTCGAAGGGGTTGAGCTCGTCTTCGTGCTTCTCCTCCGTCTCGCCCTGGTCGACCTGCGGGGCGGTCAGGGCGATGAGCTCGCGGGGAGCCATGGCCTCCTGACCGCGGTCGACGACGACTCCGCGGAAGAGTGCGGAGAGTTCGGCTCGCACCTCGTCATCGGTCACGGCCTTGCCGGAGAACACGGCGCGGACGAACCAGCGTGGTCCGTCGATGCCGGCGAAGCGCATGGCGCGTTTGCCGGGACGGCCGGATTCCGTCTTCGCCGGAACTTCGATGGCCAGTTCCCTGCCGAGCGAGGTGTGCAGCTCGGTCGATTCCCCGCCCTGTTTGGTCACGGACTCGGCGAGCTGACTGCGCACCGTGTTCCACAGGCCCTCGGACCGTGGTGTCGCGAACGCCTGCAACTGGATGCCTCCGCCGTCGTGGATGAGAGTCACTGCCAGCACGCGCTGAGAATCATCGTCCGTGTCCAGACGCACCTGCATTCCGTCGACGACGGGCACCTTGAGTGCGCCGAGGTCGAGGCGGTCATGTTCCGGATACTCCTCGGAGATGTCGAACGGGCCGTTGTCGGACCGGTCGAAGGGTGCTGACTTCTCCAGCAGCGCCTCTTCCTCGTCGATGTCGTCGGACTCGGCCGCGTCGTCGGACTCGGCCGCGTCGATATCGGCGTCTTCGTCTGCGCTGTCGACAGCCTCGGTGTCGGTGTCGGCGTCCTGGGCGTCGAGCTCATCGTCGTCGGTGAGTTCGTCGTCGGTACGGACGTCGTCATCGGTCGTCGGTGTGGATTTCTTGAACCGGGAGAACAGTCCCATGAGTCCTCACTTCTCCTTTTCGCTGAGGCCGGCGTCGATTCCGCCGGTGGATCCGAATCCCCCGGCGCCGCGGGCGCTGTCATCAAGGGATTCGACGATGTCGAAGTCGGCGTGGGCGATCGCTTGGATCACGAGTTGGGCGATGCGGTCGCCGCGGACGACGCGCAGCGGGGTCTTCGCATCGAGGTTGATCAGCGGCACCTTGATCTCGCCGCGGTATCCGGCGTCGATGGTGCCAGGAGCGTTGACGACGGTGACCCCGTGCTTGCTCGACAGCCCCGAACGCGGGTGGACGAAGGCCGCATAGCCCTCCGGCAGGGCGATCGCGATTCCGGTCGGCACGACACGGCGTTCGAAGGGTTCGAGGACGAAGTCGATCGTCGAACGCAGGTCCGCCCCGGCGTCGCCCGCATGCGCGTAGGCGGGTGCGCTCATGCCCGCGTCGAGGAGCTGGAGGTTGATCTTCACGGTTTCCGTCACAAAGAAGCACTCTAACGCTCCAGCCTGAGCGTGGCCAAACTTCTCGCTATGGGACAATGGCCCCATGGCAGCAACTCAATCCGGAACCCATGTGGTCTTTCAGGAGAAGGTCCGTCCCTCGATCGGCATGTGGATCCTCGTCGTGGTGGCCGCATTGTCGACGGCGCTCATGGTCATGCCCGTCTGGCAGCTCGGCACCGTCATCCTTCCCGTCATCAGCTTCATCCTCTTCGCCTGGTGGCTCAACTCGCTGACGCTGTCGATCATCGTCACCGAACGTCAGCTGTTCGTGGGCGAAGCGCATATCGACCGCAGGTTCGTCCCTCGCGCGGTCGCCTTCGACGGCGAGGAGGCCCGCCGGGCCCGCGGTGTCGATCTCGATGCGCGCGCTTTCCTCAAGATCCGCCCGTGGGCGAAGTCCGTCGTCCGCATCGATCTCGACGATGATACGGACCCCACCCCGTACTGGCTCGTCTCATCACGGCGCCCCCACGAACTCGCAGCCGCCCTCACCCCCTAACCCCGCCCCTTATTGCTACCTGACGGCGGCGCAGCAACCTCGCGCGAGGTTGCTGCGCCGCCGTCAGGTAGCAATTGGAGAAGAAGAACGGACCGCGACCCAATTGAGGGCGCGGTCCGTTTTCGAGAAGAGAAGCGATTCAGCCTGCACAGTCCGTGCAGATGGGGATCCCGCCCTCTTCCGTCGCAAGCTGCGAACGATGGCGGACCAAGAAGCACTCCATGCAGGTGAACTCATCGTTCTGCTTGGGCAGGACCCGAACGGAGAGCTCTTCGTTCGACAGGTCCGCACCCGGAAGTTCGAAGCCTTCGGCTACTGCAGTCTCGTCTTCGTCGATCTTGCTCGCCTGAGCCTGGGAACGCTGGGCCTTGAGCTGCTCGATCGAATCGCTTTTGATCTCATCGTCTTGCTTGCGAGGTGCGTCGTAGTCTGTTGCCATATGGCCTCATCGCTCTCTGTCCGGAGGGGGTGCCGAAGAGGAACTATTCTCCTCTTCCGAGATGTGTCCCCAGCATTGTGCACTGTATGCTTGCCGTTGGCAAGATGGAATGAACACCGGATGCGGTGATTCTCGTCACCAGCTTGTCTGCATGGACAGAGCACACATAGAGTTCACGAAGAGCTCTGCAAGAATGCTTGTGATGGACAGCACCGACAGCACTGCCTGTCGGTAGATTACCGGGTTCGTCCCCTGTGGAGGCGGCCCGAGGAAGGACGGATCCACAATGAGTGAATTCGCTGATCAGCTCGACACCCGAATCGATGATGTCCGTCATCGCATTCACGAGGCCCGGTCTGCCGGTGACGACTTCCTCGTCGAAAACCTCATCGACGACCTGCAGAACCTCATGGAACTGGCCGGTCGCAACGATGTCGACACCGGTCCCATCGCCGAGGTGATCCAGGCCGAGACAGGTGCCCTGCCGGTCATCCCGGCCCCCGAGGATAACTGAGAGAACATCGAGAGAAAGAGCCCTCCCTCACCGATTCGGTGAGGGAGGGCTCTTTCGGCTCCGGGCCTCAGTTCGCCATGGCCCAGTTCGGATAGGTCGCGCGTTCGATGCGACCGCGGCAGCAGGCGATGCTGCAGGCTCCGCTGCCGGGCACCAGGGCCTTCGTCCCGGGCAGGGCCGGAGCGTCGATGTCATCTCCGCGCAGCTGAGCGATACGCTCCTCCACGAGATCGACGAGGCCCTTGACGAAGGCGTCGTGGGTGCCCACAGTCGCCACTCGGGTGAAGTCGAGCCCGAGCTCTGCGGCGGTCTCCTTCGCCTCGGTGTCGAGGTCGAAGGCGACCTCCATATGATCGGAGATGAAGCCGATGGGCACGAGCACGACACCGGTCACCCCCTCCTCGGCGAGTTCGGTCATCCGGTCGTTGACATCGGGTTCGAGCCACGGCACCTCGGGCGAGCCCGAACGCGAACAGTAGACGAGTTCGGCCGGAACACGATCGGCCTGATCGATGCGCCCCACGAGATGGTCGATGAGCTCTTCGTGCTGGGCACGGTAGCCGTTGGTCGTCACCTCGGAGGCGTCCTGCATGACGTTGGGGATCGAGTGGGTGACGAAGAGGATCCGGTGCTTGGCCGAGTCCATCTGTCCGACCTTGCTCCGGAAGTCGGTGAGTCCTTCGTTCAGACAGTCCGCGCAAGCGTCGGCGTAGCCGGGGTGGTTGTAGAACTGACGGATCTTGTCGATCGAGACGGTGAGGCCCTCGTCCTTGAGCGTGTCGATCGTCTTCGCGAAGTCCTCACGGTACTGACGGCACGACGAGTAGGACGAGTAGGCGGAGGTGTCGATCGAGAGGAACCGTGTGGCACCGTCCTTCGCCAGGGTGCGGACCTCATCGGTGAGATAGGGGTCCCAGTTGCGGTTTCCCCAGATCAGCGGAGTCTCGATCCCGCGACGATCGAGTTCGTCGCGCAGCGCGGCCAGCAGCGCCTTGTTCTGATCATTGATCGGAGACTTCCCTCCGAAGCCGAAATAGTGCTCCCCCACCTCCTCGAGCCGCTCCTCGGGAATCCCGCGGCCGGCGGTGACGTTGCGAAGGAATGGAACCACTTCTTCTGGGGCCTCCGGTCCGCCGAATGACATGAGGACCAGGGCGTCGATGGGTGCAGTCGTTTTCACGGTTTCGATCTTACAGACTGCACCTCAACTCGGCCCGCTGTCCACAGAGTGAGCCGTGCCCACTCACGGTGCAGACCGGATCGGGTCGGACCACGCCTGCCGTGCCGCTGTCAACTGTTCAGGCCCCGGGTTCACGCCCGACTCAACCGTGGCCGGTCTCACAGTCTCCCTCTGCCGGCGGTCGATCCGGCCTGTGATTTCGCGACTCGCGCGGAAATCTGCCCGGCGCGACGCGCCGAACGTGACACGATCTTCAAGAGACGCGACAAAGGAGCTTAAGGCAATGCGTGAACTGATCTTGAACGGAGTCAACGCAGACGGCACTCATCTGCTGTTGAACGACGAGAACGGGCTTCAGTACCGAGTCGTCCTCGATGAGGCTCTCATCGCCGCGGTCCGCAGGGACCGCTCCCAGTCCAAGCCCGAGGCTCCCGTGCGCCCGAAGGAGATCCAGGCCATGATCCGCGGCGGCATGGACGCCGAAGAGGTCGTGGCCACCACCGGAGCCGATCTCGAATATGTGCGCACCTACGTAGGTCCGGCGATGGCCGAACGCGAACGCACCG
Protein-coding regions in this window:
- a CDS encoding OB-fold nucleic acid binding domain-containing protein, with amino-acid sequence MRNLIPRLVREFGSREAEARADLRLVSQIPGVIPVEELEARKTSRIAGVVSATTQSCSADSPRLDVTVADGTGEARAQFLGRREISGIRPGSLIVLEGRFCGKDGVLTAHNPVYELVQTRDDSED
- a CDS encoding DUF3710 domain-containing protein; translated protein: MGLFSRFKKSTPTTDDDVRTDDELTDDDELDAQDADTDTEAVDSADEDADIDAAESDDAAESDDIDEEEALLEKSAPFDRSDNGPFDISEEYPEHDRLDLGALKVPVVDGMQVRLDTDDDSQRVLAVTLIHDGGGIQLQAFATPRSEGLWNTVRSQLAESVTKQGGESTELHTSLGRELAIEVPAKTESGRPGKRAMRFAGIDGPRWFVRAVFSGKAVTDDEVRAELSALFRGVVVDRGQEAMAPRELIALTAPQVDQGETEEKHEDELNPFERGPEITEVR
- the dut gene encoding dUTP diphosphatase, whose amino-acid sequence is MTETVKINLQLLDAGMSAPAYAHAGDAGADLRSTIDFVLEPFERRVVPTGIAIALPEGYAAFVHPRSGLSSKHGVTVVNAPGTIDAGYRGEIKVPLINLDAKTPLRVVRGDRIAQLVIQAIAHADFDIVESLDDSARGAGGFGSTGGIDAGLSEKEK
- a CDS encoding DUF3093 domain-containing protein, encoding MAATQSGTHVVFQEKVRPSIGMWILVVVAALSTALMVMPVWQLGTVILPVISFILFAWWLNSLTLSIIVTERQLFVGEAHIDRRFVPRAVAFDGEEARRARGVDLDARAFLKIRPWAKSVVRIDLDDDTDPTPYWLVSSRRPHELAAALTP
- a CDS encoding DUF4193 domain-containing protein, with product MATDYDAPRKQDDEIKSDSIEQLKAQRSQAQASKIDEDETAVAEGFELPGADLSNEELSVRVLPKQNDEFTCMECFLVRHRSQLATEEGGIPICTDCAG
- a CDS encoding ferrochelatase, which gives rise to MKTTAPIDALVLMSFGGPEAPEEVVPFLRNVTAGRGIPEERLEEVGEHYFGFGGKSPINDQNKALLAALRDELDRRGIETPLIWGNRNWDPYLTDEVRTLAKDGATRFLSIDTSAYSSYSSCRQYREDFAKTIDTLKDEGLTVSIDKIRQFYNHPGYADACADCLNEGLTDFRSKVGQMDSAKHRILFVTHSIPNVMQDASEVTTNGYRAQHEELIDHLVGRIDQADRVPAELVYCSRSGSPEVPWLEPDVNDRMTELAEEGVTGVVLVPIGFISDHMEVAFDLDTEAKETAAELGLDFTRVATVGTHDAFVKGLVDLVEERIAQLRGDDIDAPALPGTKALVPGSGACSIACCRGRIERATYPNWAMAN